In Bradyrhizobium sp. CCBAU 051011, the following are encoded in one genomic region:
- a CDS encoding MDR family oxidoreductase, whose translation MGTFKAIRIDKADKGTTAALTQFDEAELMEGDVTVAVEWSTLNYKDGLAVTGKAPVVRRFPMIAGIDFAGTVQQSSHPAWQAGDKVVCNGWGMGETHLGAYAEKARVKGDWLVRLPDGISTRDAMAIGTAGYTAMLSVLALEKHGLTPKSGPVVVTGAAGGVGSVATAVLSKLGYHVIASTGRMSEADYLKGLGAAEVIDRAELAGPAKPLAKERWAGGVDSVGSTTLANLLSMTKYGGAIAACGLAAGMDLPSSVAPFILRGVCLLGIDSVMCPIEQRKLAWNRLASDLDKGKLADITHEIGLDQVIGAGAEILAGKVRGRIVVKIL comes from the coding sequence GTGGGAACGTTCAAGGCCATCAGGATCGACAAGGCGGACAAGGGCACCACCGCCGCGCTGACGCAGTTCGACGAAGCCGAGTTGATGGAAGGCGACGTCACGGTCGCGGTCGAGTGGTCGACGCTGAACTACAAGGATGGCCTTGCCGTCACCGGCAAGGCGCCGGTGGTACGACGATTCCCGATGATCGCCGGTATCGATTTCGCCGGCACCGTCCAGCAATCCTCTCACCCCGCGTGGCAGGCTGGCGACAAGGTCGTCTGCAACGGCTGGGGCATGGGGGAGACCCATCTCGGCGCCTATGCCGAGAAGGCGCGCGTCAAGGGTGACTGGCTGGTGCGACTGCCTGACGGAATCTCCACGCGCGATGCGATGGCGATCGGCACCGCCGGCTACACCGCGATGCTGTCGGTGCTGGCGCTGGAGAAGCACGGTCTGACGCCGAAGAGTGGTCCGGTTGTGGTGACGGGCGCTGCCGGCGGCGTCGGCTCGGTCGCTACCGCCGTGCTTTCGAAACTCGGCTACCACGTCATCGCTTCCACGGGGCGGATGTCGGAAGCGGACTATCTCAAGGGGCTCGGCGCCGCCGAGGTCATCGATCGCGCTGAACTCGCCGGGCCCGCCAAACCGCTGGCAAAGGAGCGTTGGGCGGGCGGCGTCGACAGCGTCGGCTCGACCACGCTCGCCAACCTGCTTTCGATGACCAAATATGGCGGCGCCATCGCCGCGTGCGGCCTCGCGGCGGGCATGGATTTACCGTCGTCGGTCGCGCCGTTTATTTTACGTGGGGTGTGCCTTCTCGGCATCGATTCCGTGATGTGTCCGATCGAGCAGCGCAAGCTTGCCTGGAACCGTCTTGCCAGCGATTTGGATAAGGGTAAACTAGCTGATATTACTCACGAAATAGGTCTGGACCAGGTGATCGGCGCAGGCGCTGAAATCCTCGCAGGCAAGGTCCGCGGTCGAATCGTGGTAAAAATTCTCTAA
- a CDS encoding DUF3096 domain-containing protein, whose product MTITAAHISPIIALIAGVLILIMPRFLNFIVAIYLIVVGLAGLGVFRMLKF is encoded by the coding sequence ATGACTATCACTGCTGCGCACATTTCCCCGATCATCGCCCTGATCGCGGGAGTCTTGATTCTGATTATGCCGCGGTTCCTCAATTTCATCGTCGCCATCTACTTGATCGTAGTCGGCCTGGCCGGCCTGGGCGTGTTCAGGATGTTGAAGTTCTAG
- a CDS encoding MFS transporter — MAATTGDTSPSSGLGTWRTPLVIIICGCAIALLSFGPRSSLGFFVQPMSREFAWGRDVFGLALALQNLLWGLGQPIAGAIADRFGILRVMIVGALLYAGGLILMRYSTAPLSLDIGAGVLIGFGLSGCSFNLVLSAFSKLLPPERRGIALGAGTAAGSFGQFLFAPFGVAMIDNFGWQAALTVFALLMLLIVPLSLAIATPPSTSSSSNVSAADQQSFKTALAEAFGHRSYVLLVLGFFTCGFQLAFITVHLPAYLADQGVSSQTGGWVVAAIGLFNIIGSLGVGWLQNLFPKRYILSLIYLTRALAIVAFISFPITTFSAIMFGAVSGLTWLSTVPPTSALVALMFGTRWFATLYGFAFVSHQVGGFLGVWLGGIVFEQFGSYTPIWWLSILFGVLSALINLPIVEQPVARPVAQPA, encoded by the coding sequence ATGGCTGCAACGACCGGCGACACCAGTCCTTCTTCCGGCCTCGGCACCTGGCGCACGCCGCTCGTCATCATCATTTGCGGCTGCGCGATCGCGCTGTTGAGCTTCGGGCCGCGCTCCAGCCTCGGTTTCTTCGTTCAGCCGATGAGCCGCGAGTTCGCCTGGGGCCGCGACGTCTTCGGTCTTGCGCTGGCGCTGCAGAACCTGTTGTGGGGGCTGGGGCAGCCGATTGCAGGCGCCATCGCCGATCGCTTCGGCATCCTGCGGGTGATGATCGTCGGCGCGTTGCTCTATGCCGGCGGCCTAATCCTGATGCGCTACTCCACGGCGCCGCTGTCGCTCGATATCGGCGCCGGCGTCCTGATCGGCTTCGGGCTGTCGGGCTGTTCGTTCAATCTCGTGCTGTCGGCGTTCAGCAAGCTTTTGCCACCGGAGCGGCGCGGCATTGCGCTCGGCGCCGGCACCGCGGCGGGCTCATTCGGCCAGTTCCTGTTCGCGCCGTTTGGCGTCGCCATGATCGACAATTTCGGCTGGCAGGCGGCGCTGACGGTATTTGCGCTTCTGATGCTGTTGATCGTGCCGCTGTCGCTGGCGATTGCGACCCCGCCGTCGACTTCGTCGTCGTCGAACGTTTCTGCCGCCGATCAGCAATCGTTCAAGACCGCGCTGGCGGAAGCGTTCGGCCATCGCTCCTATGTTCTGCTGGTGCTGGGCTTCTTTACCTGCGGCTTTCAACTCGCCTTCATCACGGTGCATCTGCCGGCCTATCTGGCCGATCAGGGCGTGTCGTCACAGACCGGCGGCTGGGTTGTCGCGGCGATCGGCCTGTTCAACATCATCGGCTCGCTCGGCGTCGGCTGGCTACAGAATCTGTTTCCGAAGCGCTATATCCTGTCGCTGATCTATTTGACGCGCGCGCTTGCCATCGTCGCATTCATCTCGTTTCCGATCACGACATTCTCGGCGATCATGTTCGGCGCGGTCTCCGGCCTGACCTGGCTCTCGACGGTGCCGCCGACCTCGGCGCTGGTGGCGCTGATGTTCGGCACGCGCTGGTTCGCGACGCTGTATGGCTTCGCCTTTGTCAGCCATCAGGTCGGCGGTTTCCTCGGCGTCTGGCTCGGCGGCATTGTATTCGAGCAGTTCGGCTCCTACACGCCGATCTGGTGGCTCTCGATCCTGTTCGGTGTGCTGTCGGCGCTGATCAACCTGCCGATCGTCGAGCAGCCGGTCGCGCGCCCGGTTGCACAACCCGCCTGA
- a CDS encoding cell wall hydrolase, whose amino-acid sequence MFVLRNQPKGARFALFGFGLCIFALMPTEIGYQDIASLLARQPGVAERWQKRVFSSTGTIQVATFSFGRPIGTSSPQTATYRLASLDNQGIDITGSVTRNPIVAPPPRYHAADFPKVDRTLKGDRLVIAPPPPAAETTSPAERAPAIEDPASSNALVKGARTAETAPPVERAPLDPELQAALNAPPLDMSLSLESKPQDDLKIAPKAATPPRDGFSFKTSSLFFGSSLGSPESIERWQPGEEPVIVMPVTPPDPDMKVMASLPVDADGPVRAGEMGESVAPKGEVNADNQRAKTPAERLGLFDEKSRAKSEKCLAEAIYFEARGEAVRGQMAVAQVVLNRAFSGKYPDTVCGVVYQNKHRHLACQFTFACDNNKDVIREPDMWERAKKIAKAMLDGQLWLPEVDKSTHYHAYWVRPSWVNEMRKMYKTGVHTFYRPRAWGNGSDAPSWGSAAETAAISAKLAEAAQSSAEQASVKR is encoded by the coding sequence ATGTTTGTGTTGCGTAACCAGCCGAAGGGCGCGCGGTTCGCGCTCTTCGGCTTCGGTCTCTGCATCTTCGCATTGATGCCGACCGAGATCGGATATCAGGATATCGCCTCGCTGCTGGCGCGCCAGCCGGGCGTCGCCGAGCGCTGGCAGAAGCGCGTGTTCTCTTCCACCGGCACTATACAGGTCGCGACGTTCTCCTTCGGCCGTCCGATTGGAACCTCCTCGCCGCAAACCGCGACCTACCGCCTTGCCAGCCTCGACAATCAGGGCATCGACATCACGGGTTCAGTGACCCGCAATCCGATCGTCGCGCCGCCGCCGCGCTATCACGCCGCCGACTTTCCCAAGGTAGATCGCACGCTGAAGGGCGACCGCCTCGTCATCGCGCCGCCGCCGCCGGCAGCGGAGACGACAAGCCCGGCCGAGCGCGCACCGGCGATCGAGGATCCCGCAAGCTCGAATGCATTGGTCAAGGGCGCCAGGACTGCCGAAACGGCGCCTCCGGTCGAGCGCGCGCCGCTCGATCCTGAGCTGCAGGCCGCGCTGAACGCGCCGCCGCTGGATATGTCGCTGTCGCTCGAGAGCAAACCGCAGGACGATCTCAAGATCGCGCCGAAGGCGGCCACGCCACCGCGCGATGGTTTTTCCTTCAAGACCTCAAGCCTGTTCTTCGGTTCGTCGCTCGGCTCGCCCGAGAGCATCGAACGCTGGCAGCCCGGCGAAGAGCCGGTCATCGTCATGCCGGTTACGCCTCCCGATCCCGACATGAAGGTGATGGCCTCGCTGCCGGTCGATGCCGATGGTCCGGTGCGGGCCGGCGAGATGGGCGAGAGCGTCGCGCCGAAGGGCGAGGTCAACGCCGACAACCAGCGCGCCAAGACGCCGGCCGAACGGCTCGGCCTGTTCGACGAGAAGTCGCGCGCCAAGTCGGAGAAATGTCTGGCCGAAGCGATCTATTTCGAAGCCCGCGGCGAAGCCGTGCGCGGCCAGATGGCAGTGGCGCAGGTAGTCTTGAACCGCGCCTTCTCCGGCAAATATCCGGACACCGTGTGCGGCGTCGTCTATCAGAACAAACACCGCCATCTGGCGTGCCAGTTCACCTTCGCTTGCGACAACAACAAGGACGTCATCCGCGAGCCCGACATGTGGGAGCGGGCGAAGAAGATCGCGAAGGCGATGCTCGACGGCCAGCTCTGGCTGCCGGAGGTCGACAAGTCGACGCACTATCACGCCTATTGGGTGCGCCCGTCCTGGGTCAATGAAATGAGGAAGATGTACAAGACCGGCGTACATACCTTCTATCGGCCGCGTGCGTGGGGCAATGGCAGTGATGCGCCGAGCTGGGGCAGCGCCGCCGAGACCGCCGCCATCTCCGCCAAGCTCGCCGAAGCCGCGCAAAGCTCGGCCGAGCAGGCCAGCGTGAAGCGGTAG
- the ppdK gene encoding pyruvate, phosphate dikinase: MAKAVAKSKKAAVKSVAKSKPSARSKAVPQASARKALNKAPAKPVAKAKAPKKAAVRAAAPETVKSGKWVYTFGDGKAEGKAGLRDLLGGKGANLAEMANLGLPVPPGFTIPTSVCTYFYAHDKSYPPALKAQVEKALDHVGKLTGKAFGDSKNPLLVSVRSGGRASMPGMMDTVLNLGLNDKTVEALAELSGDRRFAYDSYRRFITMYSDVVLGFEHHHFEDILDTFKDSQGYTLDTDLSGDDWVELVGKYKEAVARETGKDFPQDPHEQLWGAIGAVFSSWMNARAVTYRKLHDIPESWGTAVNIQAMVFGNMGETSATGVAFTRNPSTGESKLYGEFLINAQGEDVVAGIRTPQDITEEARQESGSDKASMESAMPEAFKELTRIYTMLEKHYRDMQDMEFTVEQGKLWMLQTRGGKRTAKAALRIAVELANEGLISKKDAVMRIDPASLDQLLHPTIDPQAKRDVIATGLPASPGAASGEIVFSSDEAAKLQADGRNVILVRVETSPEDIHGMHAAEGILTTRGGMTSHAAVVARGMGKPCVSGCGAIRVDYGRGTMSVGSRTFKTGDVITIDGSLGQVLAGKMPMIEPKLSGEFGTLMGWADAVRKLGVRVNGDTPDDARTAVKFGAEGIGLCRTEHMFFEETRIRTVREMILSEDEQSRRAALSKLLPMQRADFVELFEIMKGLPVTIRLLDPPLHEFLPHTQAEIEEVARAMNTDPRKLADRARDLAEFNPMLGFRGCRLAIAYPEIAEMQARAIFEAAVEAEKRTGKAVGLEVMVPLIATKAEFDLVKARIDATAQSVMKETGKKLAYQVGTMIELPRACLMAGDVAQTAEFFSFGTNDLTQTTYGISRDDAASFLGTYVSKGILEIDPFISVDRDGVGELVKIGVTRGRKTRPNLKVGICGEHGGDPASVAFCHEIGLDYVSCSPYRVPIARLAAAQAALGKTVVSQA, from the coding sequence ATGGCCAAAGCCGTCGCGAAGTCCAAGAAGGCTGCAGTGAAATCTGTAGCGAAATCAAAGCCATCCGCCCGATCCAAGGCCGTGCCGCAGGCTTCGGCCCGCAAGGCGCTGAACAAGGCCCCGGCCAAGCCGGTCGCCAAGGCCAAGGCCCCCAAAAAGGCTGCGGTCCGCGCGGCTGCCCCCGAAACGGTAAAATCCGGCAAGTGGGTCTATACGTTCGGGGACGGCAAGGCAGAGGGCAAAGCGGGCCTGCGCGACCTGCTTGGCGGCAAGGGCGCCAACCTCGCCGAGATGGCCAATCTCGGCCTGCCGGTGCCTCCGGGCTTCACCATTCCAACCTCGGTCTGCACCTATTTCTACGCGCACGACAAATCCTATCCGCCCGCGCTGAAGGCGCAGGTCGAGAAGGCGCTCGATCACGTCGGCAAGCTGACCGGCAAAGCGTTCGGCGATTCCAAGAATCCGCTGCTGGTGTCGGTCCGCTCCGGCGGCCGCGCCTCGATGCCGGGCATGATGGATACCGTGCTCAACCTCGGTCTCAACGACAAGACGGTCGAAGCGCTCGCCGAGCTCTCCGGCGATCGGCGTTTTGCCTATGACAGCTATCGCCGCTTCATCACGATGTATTCGGATGTGGTGCTCGGCTTCGAGCATCATCACTTCGAGGACATCCTCGACACCTTCAAGGACAGCCAGGGCTACACGCTCGACACCGATCTGTCCGGCGACGACTGGGTCGAACTGGTCGGCAAGTACAAGGAAGCGGTGGCGCGCGAGACCGGCAAGGATTTCCCGCAAGATCCGCACGAGCAATTGTGGGGCGCGATCGGCGCGGTGTTTTCATCCTGGATGAACGCGCGCGCGGTGACCTACCGCAAGCTGCACGATATTCCGGAATCCTGGGGCACGGCCGTCAACATACAGGCCATGGTGTTCGGCAACATGGGCGAGACGTCGGCGACCGGCGTCGCGTTCACGCGCAATCCCTCGACCGGCGAGAGCAAGCTCTACGGCGAATTCCTGATCAACGCGCAGGGCGAGGACGTGGTGGCGGGCATCCGCACGCCGCAGGACATCACCGAGGAAGCGCGTCAGGAATCCGGCTCCGACAAGGCATCGATGGAAAGCGCGATGCCGGAGGCGTTCAAGGAACTGACGCGCATCTACACGATGCTCGAAAAGCACTACCGCGACATGCAGGACATGGAGTTCACGGTCGAGCAGGGCAAGTTGTGGATGCTGCAGACCCGCGGCGGCAAGCGCACTGCGAAGGCGGCGCTGCGCATCGCGGTCGAGCTCGCCAATGAGGGCCTGATCTCGAAGAAGGATGCGGTGATGCGGATCGATCCGGCGTCGCTGGATCAGTTGCTGCACCCGACCATCGATCCCCAGGCCAAGCGCGACGTGATTGCGACTGGCCTGCCGGCTTCGCCCGGCGCCGCATCGGGCGAGATCGTGTTCTCATCCGATGAGGCCGCCAAGCTGCAGGCCGACGGCCGCAACGTCATTCTGGTGCGCGTCGAAACCAGCCCGGAAGACATTCACGGCATGCACGCTGCAGAGGGCATCCTCACCACGCGTGGCGGCATGACCTCGCACGCCGCCGTGGTCGCGCGCGGCATGGGCAAGCCCTGCGTCTCCGGCTGCGGCGCCATCCGCGTCGATTACGGCCGCGGCACCATGAGCGTCGGCTCGCGCACCTTCAAGACCGGCGACGTCATTACCATCGACGGTTCGCTCGGCCAGGTGCTGGCCGGCAAGATGCCGATGATCGAGCCGAAGCTGTCGGGCGAGTTCGGCACGCTGATGGGTTGGGCCGACGCCGTCCGCAAGCTCGGCGTTCGCGTCAACGGCGATACGCCCGACGATGCGCGCACCGCAGTCAAGTTCGGCGCCGAAGGCATCGGCCTGTGCCGCACCGAGCACATGTTCTTCGAGGAGACCCGCATCCGCACCGTGCGCGAGATGATCCTCTCCGAAGACGAGCAGTCGCGCCGCGCCGCATTGTCGAAGCTGTTGCCGATGCAGCGCGCGGACTTCGTCGAACTGTTCGAGATCATGAAGGGGCTGCCGGTCACGATCCGTCTGCTCGATCCGCCGTTGCACGAGTTCCTGCCGCACACCCAGGCCGAGATCGAGGAAGTCGCGCGCGCGATGAACACCGATCCGCGCAAGCTCGCCGATCGTGCCCGCGATCTTGCCGAGTTCAACCCGATGCTCGGCTTCCGCGGTTGCCGTCTTGCGATCGCGTATCCCGAGATCGCCGAGATGCAGGCGCGCGCGATCTTCGAAGCCGCGGTCGAAGCCGAGAAGCGTACCGGCAAGGCCGTCGGCCTCGAGGTGATGGTGCCGCTGATCGCGACCAAGGCCGAGTTCGACCTGGTCAAGGCGCGCATCGACGCCACCGCGCAGTCGGTGATGAAGGAGACCGGCAAGAAGCTCGCCTATCAGGTCGGCACCATGATCGAGCTGCCGCGCGCGTGCCTGATGGCCGGCGACGTGGCGCAGACCGCGGAGTTCTTCTCCTTCGGCACCAACGATCTGACCCAGACCACTTACGGCATCAGCCGCGACGACGCCGCAAGCTTCCTCGGCACCTATGTCAGCAAGGGGATTCTGGAGATCGATCCGTTCATCTCGGTCGATCGCGACGGCGTCGGCGAACTCGTGAAGATCGGCGTCACCCGCGGCCGCAAGACCCGGCCCAATCTCAAGGTCGGCATTTGCGGCGAGCACGGCGGCGACCCCGCCTCGGTGGCGTTCTGCCACGAGATCGGGCTCGACTACGTCTCGTGCTCGCCCTACCGCGTGCCGATCGCCCGTCTCGCCGCGGCGCAGGCCGCGCTCGGTAAGACGGTGGTGAGCCAGGCGTAA
- a CDS encoding methyl-accepting chemotaxis protein, with amino-acid sequence MSALSIRAKVIAVIAFMLIAMSGMGLLAIRSMQVINAHTVEIATSWLPSVRVLGELRADINLFRVALRAHVMAETLEAKAANDKRLAGILERIAKDRKAYEPLISTPEERSIYENWARAWDRYITGVQEVIELSRQSIGRIPHEASEAISKKVAVIAAESDAFLEKAINLNNAGADTAIRQAAEGYNFAFWIVLGIVAGVVICGVGVGMYLVRDLSRGITSIVKPMQALGSGDLSAEVTRRGEKTEIGAMADALQVFKDALIAKKAADEAAARDAEAKIERGRRVDGITRNFEAMIGEIVETVSSASTELEASAGTLTSTAERAQELATTVSAASEEASTNVQSVASATEEMASSVNEISRQVQESARMASDAVDQAARTNDRVGELSKAAARIGDVIELINTIAGQTNLLALNATIEAARAGEAGRGFAVVASEVKALAEQTAKATGEIGQQVTDIQAATQDSVNAIQEISGTIAKLSEISSAIAAAVEEQGAATQETSRNVQQAAQGTQMVSANITDVQRGATETETASSHVLSAAQLLSGDSNRLKVEVAKFLESVRAA; translated from the coding sequence ATGTCCGCACTTTCCATTCGCGCCAAGGTCATCGCCGTGATCGCATTCATGCTGATCGCAATGTCCGGCATGGGGCTGCTGGCAATCCGCAGCATGCAGGTGATTAACGCCCACACGGTGGAGATCGCCACGAGCTGGCTGCCGAGCGTCCGCGTGCTTGGCGAGCTGCGCGCCGACATCAACCTGTTCCGGGTTGCGCTGCGCGCCCACGTGATGGCGGAAACGCTGGAGGCGAAGGCCGCCAACGACAAGCGGCTGGCCGGAATCCTCGAGCGGATTGCGAAAGATCGTAAGGCTTACGAGCCGTTGATCTCCACTCCCGAAGAGCGCTCGATCTACGAGAACTGGGCGCGTGCCTGGGACAGGTACATCACCGGCGTTCAGGAAGTCATCGAGCTGTCGCGCCAGAGCATCGGGCGGATTCCGCATGAGGCGAGCGAGGCCATCTCCAAGAAGGTTGCGGTGATCGCCGCCGAATCCGATGCGTTCCTGGAAAAGGCGATCAACCTCAACAATGCGGGTGCGGACACCGCGATCAGGCAGGCCGCGGAAGGTTATAACTTCGCGTTCTGGATCGTCCTGGGCATTGTCGCAGGCGTCGTCATCTGCGGAGTCGGCGTCGGCATGTATCTGGTTCGCGATCTCTCGCGCGGGATTACTTCCATCGTGAAGCCGATGCAGGCGCTCGGAAGCGGGGATCTGTCCGCCGAAGTGACACGCCGCGGCGAGAAGACCGAAATCGGCGCCATGGCCGACGCCTTGCAGGTGTTCAAGGATGCGCTGATCGCCAAGAAGGCAGCCGATGAAGCCGCTGCCCGCGACGCCGAGGCCAAAATCGAGCGCGGCCGCCGCGTCGACGGCATCACGCGGAATTTCGAAGCCATGATCGGCGAGATCGTCGAAACCGTTTCCTCGGCCTCGACCGAGCTCGAGGCTTCCGCAGGCACGCTGACCTCGACCGCGGAGCGCGCGCAGGAGCTCGCCACCACGGTCTCGGCAGCCTCGGAAGAGGCCTCCACCAACGTGCAGTCGGTCGCATCCGCCACCGAGGAGATGGCGTCTTCCGTCAACGAGATCAGCCGGCAGGTTCAGGAATCCGCGCGGATGGCGAGCGATGCGGTGGATCAGGCCGCGAGGACCAACGATCGCGTCGGCGAATTGTCGAAAGCCGCTGCCCGCATCGGCGACGTGATCGAGCTGATCAATACCATCGCCGGCCAGACCAATCTGCTCGCCCTCAACGCGACGATCGAGGCGGCGCGCGCCGGTGAAGCCGGCCGCGGCTTTGCGGTCGTTGCGTCGGAAGTTAAGGCGCTCGCCGAACAGACCGCGAAGGCGACCGGCGAGATCGGCCAGCAGGTCACCGACATCCAGGCGGCAACACAGGATTCGGTGAACGCCATCCAGGAGATATCGGGAACGATCGCAAAGCTGTCTGAAATTTCCTCGGCGATCGCGGCTGCCGTGGAAGAGCAGGGCGCGGCCACGCAGGAAACCTCCCGCAACGTGCAGCAGGCGGCACAAGGCACGCAGATGGTCTCCGCCAACATCACCGACGTGCAGCGCGGCGCAACCGAAACCGAGACCGCCTCATCGCACGTTCTCTCGGCGGCGCAGTTGCTGTCGGGCGACAGCAACCGTCTCAAGGTCGAGGTTGCCAAATTCCTCGAGTCGGTGCGCGCCGCCTAG
- a CDS encoding DUF1236 domain-containing protein, translated as MRNRLFAIAAIAGAMAVPIAAQAQTTIGTAGGSTVVIGEHEGIAADQRPAFREYIVRERVPNYTISERVIVGSVLPETGVTVYDVPQSFGMTPYRYTVVNGQTVLVEPRSRRIVQVVD; from the coding sequence ATGCGGAACAGACTATTTGCCATCGCGGCGATCGCCGGCGCGATGGCCGTCCCTATTGCGGCTCAGGCGCAGACCACGATCGGCACAGCCGGCGGCAGCACGGTCGTCATCGGCGAACATGAAGGCATCGCAGCCGATCAGCGGCCGGCCTTCCGCGAATACATCGTGCGTGAACGCGTGCCGAACTACACGATCTCCGAACGCGTGATCGTCGGTAGCGTGCTGCCGGAGACCGGCGTGACCGTTTACGATGTGCCGCAATCGTTCGGCATGACGCCCTACCGCTACACCGTGGTGAATGGCCAGACGGTGCTGGTCGAACCGCGTTCACGTCGCATCGTTCAGGTGGTCGATTAG
- a CDS encoding bifunctional 2-polyprenyl-6-hydroxyphenol methylase/3-demethylubiquinol 3-O-methyltransferase UbiG encodes MDRQTLAAYDQDAVAFANDWLGQPAPVDLQEIVERFFVRGGNSADIGCGCGREVAWLQANGFSAAGFDASEGLLNEARRRYPSFKFAHAELPELRGIGSFDNVLCETVIMHLDRKQIAASVRRLLDIVKPSGILYLSWRVTEGADQRDAQGRLYVAFDPAVVRAELKDATVLLDEEVVSASSGKKVHRLVVKKPGLEIRE; translated from the coding sequence ATGGATCGTCAGACGCTCGCCGCTTATGACCAGGATGCGGTGGCGTTCGCGAACGACTGGCTCGGTCAGCCGGCCCCCGTCGACCTGCAGGAAATCGTCGAGCGGTTTTTTGTGCGCGGCGGCAATTCGGCCGATATCGGCTGCGGTTGCGGCCGCGAGGTCGCCTGGCTTCAAGCGAACGGTTTTTCGGCCGCCGGCTTCGATGCCTCGGAAGGCCTGCTCAACGAAGCGCGCCGGCGTTATCCCTCCTTCAAGTTCGCGCATGCGGAATTGCCCGAGCTGCGCGGCATCGGCAGCTTCGACAACGTGCTGTGCGAAACCGTGATCATGCATCTCGACCGAAAGCAGATCGCCGCATCGGTTCGCCGTCTGCTCGATATCGTCAAGCCCAGCGGCATTCTCTATCTGAGCTGGCGCGTTACCGAGGGCGCGGATCAGCGCGACGCGCAGGGCCGGCTCTACGTCGCGTTCGATCCGGCGGTCGTGCGGGCGGAGCTGAAGGATGCGACTGTGCTGCTCGACGAAGAGGTCGTCAGCGCCTCATCGGGGAAGAAGGTCCATCGGCTCGTGGTGAAGAAGCCGGGGCTGGAAATCCGCGAGTAG